In one Rhopalosiphum padi isolate XX-2018 chromosome 3, ASM2088224v1, whole genome shotgun sequence genomic region, the following are encoded:
- the LOC132924541 gene encoding cytochrome P450 6k1-like, which translates to MISKETIFMYTASAIVVLFTAVYLYYRNIYSYWKKMGVYHLEPTFFFGNAKDRVLFKKSFHEFHRDLYFKFKGHRYAGYYLGRRASLIILDPDIIKCIMIKDFNHFTDRQTMKFRTSEYITEMLINLKGSKWKRMRGQLTPAFTSGKLRTMEHFVDICCNNMSDFLNENIKSEQGYDLEMKDFFGKFTLDVIATCAFGVESNSLKDENGGFASRVSKFASLSIMKRLSLYIVLLFMPGIARFVPLSFFNMEVIQFLANVIKEAKKCRQSTGQKRNDFLQLLLDSETDLDKNDKNKSKDDVLTEAQVVAQSILFLIAGFETSSTLLTFTCYELAINQTIQVKLREEICSVLERYNGKCSYEAMQEMPLLDMVLMETLRMHPPVAQLERVSTQDYMVPDSNLLLKKGMTVQIPVIGLHYDPEYYPEPYKFDPNRFSPEEKAKRSHYVFLPFGTGPRNCIGLRFALMSTKRGMVHLLKDFSIDLSNQMTVPYEYSKHSMLLKAKDGIRLSFNKLST; encoded by the exons ATGATTTCAAAGGAAACAATATTCATGTACACAGCTTCTGCAATAGTTGTTCTGTTTACTGccgtgtatttatattatagaaatatatacagCTACTGGAAAAAAATGGGAGTGTATCATTTggaaccaacatttttttttggaaatgctAAGGATCGTGTTcttttcaaaaaatcatttCACGAGTTTCACAGAGACTTGTATTTCAAGTTCAAAGGACATAGATATGCTG GATATTATCTCGGTCGCCGAGCATCATTGATTATCCTTGACCCAGACattatcaaatgtattatgattaaagattttaatcattttacggACCGCCAAACAATGAAATTTCGAACATCAGAATATATTACTGAAATGTTGATTAATCTTAAAGGTTCCAAATGGAAACGAATGAGAGGTCAATTAACACCAGCATTTACTTCAGGCAAACTTAGAACTATGGAGCATTTCGTGGATATTTGTTGTAACAATATGagtgattttttaaatgaaaatatcaaaagtg AACAAGGTTATGATTTGGAAATGAAAGATTTTTTTGGCAAATTCACCTTGGATGTTATTGCAACTTGTGCGTTTGGAGTGGAATCAAATTCATTGAAAGATGAGAACGGTGGTTTTGCCAGTCGTGTTTCTAAATTTGCTAGCTTAAGTATTATGAAACGTCTATCCCTCTACATAGTACTACTCTTTATGCCTGGTATTGCACGATTTGTGccattatctttttttaatatggaAGTGATACAATTCTTAGCTAATGTGATCAAAGAAGCAAAAAAATGTAGACAATCCACTGGACAAAA GCGAAACGATTTCTTGCAGTTATTACTGGATAGTGAAACTGATttagataaaaatgataaaaacaaatcCAAAGAcg ATGTATTGACGGAAGCTCAAGTGGTTGCTCAAtctatattgtttttgattGCTGGATTTGAGACATCAAgtacattattaactttcacATGTTATGAGTTGGCAATAAATCAAACCATACAGGTTAAATTAAGAGAAGAAATATGTTCAGTCTTAGAACGATACAATGGAAAATGCTCTTATGAAGCCATGCAAGAAATGCCTTTGTTAGACATGGTGTTAATGG AAACCTTAAGAATGCATCCACCTGTAGCACAATTAGAACGTGTCAGTACTCAAGACTATATGGTTCCTGATTCTaacttattattgaaaaaaggcATGACTGTTCAAATACCTGTCATTGGGTTACACTATGATCCGGAATACTATCCAGAGCCTTATAAATTTGATCCAAATCGATTTTCTCCAGAAGAGAAAGCTAAACGTtcacattatgtatttttaccgTTTGGAACTGGACCAAGAAATTGCATTG gtCTACGATTTGCTTTAATGAGTACGAAGAGAGGAATGGTACATCTCTTAAAAGACTTTTCAATTGATCTGAGTAACCAAATGACTGTGCCTTATGAATACAGCAAACACTCAATGCTGCTTAAGGCAAAGGATGGTATAAGGCTGTCATTCAATAAGTTGAGTACATAG